The Candidatus Binataceae bacterium genome includes the window CCGCACAGAGCACGCAATTCGGGCAGGGTGTAGATGGTCTCGTGGCCATCAGCCCACCCCAGGAAGAGGCTGGCGTCACCCAGGCGTATCAGTTGACGCAAACGCCCGCCATTGGCACCGGGGGGGTCATGCTTGCCTTTGGCGCTGCATTCACGGCAGGGGCAATGGCGGCGCAAGTTGTTCCACGGATAGATACTGTCGTGGCCGTCGCTCCATTTAATTCCCGCAGCGTAATTCCCTACTTCGTGCAGCGCGGTGATTTTGAGCACCATTTGCCGTGCCGTCGTTGCCATCGAATCTAAGCTTAAACCTCGCTCTCGCTCGCCTCAAGCAGGCTTGCTGGTCTGAGCCGACATGGGCGCGAAGCACGGCAGGATCGCGGCCACTGAAGTCAATAAAAGCGCTTCTCCCCGGCGGGGCGTGTCTTCCAGCGTCGATGGATCCAGTTCCAATGGTCCGGATAGCGGCGGATCATAGCTTCCACCTCGGCGCTGAAGCGCTGGGTATAGTCGCGGATGGTTTGAAGCCGATCCGGCCCTGGTAAGACCTCGATTACCGGTCGAATCACGATCCGATGGCGCAGCGATTGGTCCTCGCGCACGATGAACACCGGTGCCACCGGAGCACCACTGACCAAGGCCAGGCGCGCTGGGGCGTCGGTGGTGCTGGCGAGGCAGCCGAAGAAATTAACGAACACCCCGCGCCGGACATCCAGATCGATCGGGATGACCACATGTTGGTTGCGTTGCAAGCGCAGTACGACGTCGCGACCAGCTCCCTTGCGCGCGATGATCTGGTTGCCGACGCGTGCCCGTTGTTCGGATACCAATCGGTCTATCAGGCGATTTCGCAGCGGCCGATAAACGATCGCTATCGGGTGGCCATTGAGGGCGTGCGCATGCGCCATCAGTTCCCAATTGCCGAAATGCGCGGTCACCAGGAGTCCGCCTCGGCCGGCCGAGAGCGCCTCGCCCGCGCGCCAGTTCTCCACTCCGTCGTAACTGACTAAATACTTGAGCTGGTCCGGACCCAGCTTGGGCAGATGGCACCATTCGGCCGCCATCCGGCCCCAATTGCGATACATCGCGGCCAAGATTTCCCGATGGCGCGCACGGTCGTAGTCGGGAAAAGCGATGGCCAGATTGCGCATCGCGATCGGGCGATTAAACCGGTCGGCGGCCGCGGCCAGTGTGCCTATCTTGGTTCCCAGCCAAACCGCGCGCGCCAAGGGCAGGCGTTGGAGGGTGGCGCGAGCGGCGGAAAACAAAATAAATTCGGCACGCGCCGCAACTCCGCTAGTTTGTCGTGCCATTAAACCGCCTGCCCACCCCGGCCCACAGCAACGGATTGGAAGCGCGCTGGGCAGGTGTCAAAGTAACCGGGGACAATACGCAAAATCACACCCCGGTCGGCGGCGTAAGGTCACCGTGTTCCAAACATGCCGCTGACCGCATCGAGCATCCCGCCTGCCTTGCGATTTTCGCCGGCGCTGGCCGCCAGCGGCGCCGCCGCCGCCGCCGCCATTGGCGAAGAGGGGGAAGCATTGCTGGCGCCAGGTGGCGGCGGATTGATCTCCTCGGTGTTGAGTGGCGTGGGAGAATAGGGTGGAGGTGCGCCGGCTGCCGGGCCCGCCGCGCCTGAGCCTGTGGGGGCACCCAATTCGGCGCTGGGCGGTACAGTCAAGCCAAAGCTAGGCTTGTAGAGTTCCTGGACCTGATCCATCGGCATGTCGTGCAGTTCGCGCCGTCCCAGCGATTGCAGGTATTTCTGGCGCTCATCCAGCGAGAGTTCGCGCAAATCCTCCCGATCGCGAATCACGTGAGGCGTCAGAAATAGCAGCAGATTGGTCTTCTGTCCGGTGCGGTCGGTGCTGGTGAATAGGTTGCCCAGGACTGGAATATCGGAGAGATACGGGACGCCTGATTTGGTCAGGTCGACCTCGTCAGATAGCAACCCGCCCACGACCGTGGTGCGATGGTTCTGCACTAACACGGTCGTCGAGGCGGAGCGGATGGTTGTGGTTGGGCCCAGTGGATTGGTGGAGGAGTTAAGCGTGCTTGCAATGACCGCGGAGACCTCCTCGTAAACATCCATCTTGATGTAACCGCCCTCGGTTATCTGGGGAACGATATCCAGGGTGATGCCCACGTTCTGGCGGTTGACCGAATTGAAGATCTGTCCAGACAAGGCTGAAGTCGCGCTGGCCCCGGAGAGGAAGGGCAGGTTTTCACCGACCACGATGGTGGCCTCTTCGTTATCGGTGGTGAGTAAGGTGGGGGCCGACAGGATGTTGGAATGAGTGTCGTTCTCGATAGCCGTGATCAGGGCTACGTCGCAAGGCACGCTGATCG containing:
- a CDS encoding gamma-butyrobetaine hydroxylase-like domain-containing protein, producing MATTARQMVLKITALHEVGNYAAGIKWSDGHDSIYPWNNLRRHCPCRECSAKGKHDPPGANGGRLRQLIRLGDASLFLGWADGHETIYTLPELRALCGCALCKGEPEKPITG
- a CDS encoding lysophospholipid acyltransferase family protein — translated: MARQTSGVAARAEFILFSAARATLQRLPLARAVWLGTKIGTLAAAADRFNRPIAMRNLAIAFPDYDRARHREILAAMYRNWGRMAAEWCHLPKLGPDQLKYLVSYDGVENWRAGEALSAGRGGLLVTAHFGNWELMAHAHALNGHPIAIVYRPLRNRLIDRLVSEQRARVGNQIIARKGAGRDVVLRLQRNQHVVIPIDLDVRRGVFVNFFGCLASTTDAPARLALVSGAPVAPVFIVREDQSLRHRIVIRPVIEVLPGPDRLQTIRDYTQRFSAEVEAMIRRYPDHWNWIHRRWKTRPAGEKRFY
- a CDS encoding secretin N-terminal domain-containing protein produces the protein GNRSSSANTPAAASTNGGPGTEFELPVHVTADPATNSLVISAMPQDYATLRQIIYELDIPRRQVFVQAVVAEVSSNRERQLGISFQGGAGIGSALGVANFNFGNLATSLTNPLGLTGLNFGLASGSMCTISTALAAASSGLGGLGGLGGLGGLSGFNGLSGIPTSISVPCDVALITAIENDTHSNILSAPTLLTTDNEEATIVVGENLPFLSGASATSALSGQIFNSVNRQNVGITLDIVPQITEGGYIKMDVYEEVSAVIASTLNSSTNPLGPTTTIRSASTTVLVQNHRTTVVGGLLSDEVDLTKSGVPYLSDIPVLGNLFTSTDRTGQKTNLLLFLTPHVIRDREDLRELSLDERQKYLQSLGRRELHDMPMDQVQELYKPSFGLTVPPSAELGAPTGSGAAGPAAGAPPPYSPTPLNTEEINPPPPGASNASPSSPMAAAAAAPLAASAGENRKAGGMLDAVSGMFGTR